One genomic segment of Mangifera indica cultivar Alphonso chromosome 6, CATAS_Mindica_2.1, whole genome shotgun sequence includes these proteins:
- the LOC123219739 gene encoding lectin-like, translating into MSSYKVPDNLEVILSHADSTDIVDRLHAGVFLKEKKEKFFIEKNSGANAFELYARGLSVAFENDQQRGLSIALENDQNSWIWTSEGDTEYVIYN; encoded by the exons ATGAGTTCATATAAGGTTCCAGACAACTTGGAGGTCATTCTTAGCCATGCTGACTCTACAGATATTGTCGATCGCCTTCACGCTGGAGTTTTcctgaaagaaaagaaagag AAGTTTTTCATTGAGAAGAATTCTGGTGCAAATGCATTCGAGTTGTATGCGAGGGGTCTATCAGTTGCTTTTGAAAACGATCAACAAAGGGGTCTATCAATTGCTTTGGAAAATGATCAAAATTCTTGGATCTGGACTTCGGAGGGAGACACTGagtatgtaatatataattaa
- the LOC123219607 gene encoding phospholipase A1-II 1-like, protein MLTPRTSYRVLFILKKKNDNEGLDKPVKLKLLLPNQEPVECSQNLSSINENKWTEILVGDFITPCDHMFGDVEISMAQTDSEYMMKGLVVNKILICPIKKDWKELSGEHQWDSLLDPLNVDLSKILTGYGERLDAIYDCIITDVNSPRSESPMYEEKEFFSRVGPDKGKAMKCQIYEVKKYVYAWVSASFPFKLSSRNKRAWIGYVAVATDEGMRLLGRRDILVCWRGTYNTAEWKKNINFWLTPAQVIYPTVTKAKVHSGFYSIYTDLKDGKSSARVEVIDEVQHLINLYQDEEVSVTITGYSLGAGLATLNAADIVSNKYNKPNPNPKNKEFLVTAFVFGSPKVGDIAFQTEFNKHILERKLHLLRIENVKDFITGIPLGSYVKVGNEITFTPTSATSYEYGKVGVDHKLKNYIREIRALPYSSRKAS, encoded by the exons ATGCTCACCCCAAGGACTTCTTACAgggttttatttatattaaagaagaagaatgataaTGAGGGACTTGACAAACCAGTGAAGCTGAAACTCCTACTACCCAACCAAGAGCCAGTTGAATGCTCACAAAATTTGAGTTCCATCAATGAAAACAAATGGACAGAGATCCTAGTTGGTGATTTTATAACCCCTTGTGATCATATGTTTGGGGACGTGGAAATCTCAATGGCACAGACTGATAGTgaatatatgatgaaaggaCTTGTTGTCAACAAAATCCTCATTTGTCCAATAAAGAAGGATTGGAAGGAGCTGAGTGGGGAGCATCAATGGGATAGTCTCTTGGATCCTCTCAATGTTGACCTTAGCAAGATTCTGACAGGATATGGTGAAAGACTTGATGCCATTTATGACTGCATAATTACAGATGTAAATTCACCTAGGAGTGAAAGTCCCatgtatgaagaaaaagaatttttttctaGAGTTGGCCCAGACAAAGGCAAAGCAATGAAATGCCAAATATACGAAGTGAAAAAGTATGTCTATGCATGGGTTAGTGCTTCCTTCCCGTTTAAATTGTCAAGTCGAAACAAACGTGCTTGGATTGGTTATGTGGCTGTGGCTACAGATGAAGGAATGAGATTGCTAGGCAGGAGAGACATTTTGGTTTGCTGGAGAGGAACTTACAATACCGCGGAGtggaaaaagaatattaatttcTGGCTAACCCCTGCTCAAGTCATATATCCGACTGTCACTAAAGCTAAGGTGCACAGTGGATTTTACTCCATCTACACAGACTTAAAAGACGGTAAAAGTAGTGCTCGAGTTGAG gTTATTGATGAAGTTCAgcatttgataaatttataccaaGATGAGGAAGTCAGTGTAACAATAACAGGATACAGTCTAGGCGCAGGTCTTGCTACATTGAACGCAGCTGATATAGTGtccaataaatataataagccTAACCCTAATCCAAAGAATAAGGAATTCTTGGTCACAGCCTTTGTGTTTGGGAGCCCTAAGGTCGGAGACATAGCCTTCCAAACTGAATTCAATAAGCACATATTAGAGAGGAAGCTACATCTCTTGCGCATTGAAAATGTGAAGGACTTCATCACTGGGATTCCACTCGGAAGCTATGTTAAAGTGGGAAATGAGATAACATTTACCCCAACCAGTGCAACCTCATATGAGTATGGCAAGGTAGGTGTTGACCATAAATTGAAGAATTATATCAGAGAAATTCGTGCACTACCGTATTCCTCGCGCAAGGCATCATAA
- the LOC123219740 gene encoding phospholipase A1-IIgamma-like, which produces MFGDMEISMAQTDSEYMMKGLVVNKILICPTKKDWKELSGENQWKSLLDPLNVDLSKILTAYGERLDAIYDCITPDENSPRYELPMCEEKDFFYTVGPDKGIAIKNQTYEVKKYVYAWVSPSFLFKSSGRNKYAWIGYVAVATDEGMRLLGRRDILVCWRGTYNSAEWNKNINFLPTHAQVIYPTAPKAKVHNGFYSVYTNSEYDSTKSEYDNRSARDQVIDEVKHLVNLYRDEEVSITITGYSLGAGLATLNAADIVSNEYNKPNPNPKNKEFLVTAFVFGSPKVGDIAFQTEFNKHILERNLHLLRVENVKDFITGIPLGSYVKMGNEITFTRASATSYEYGKVGVDHKLKNYIREIRALPYSSRKAS; this is translated from the exons ATGTTCGGGGACATGGAAATCTCTATGGCACAGACTGATAGTGAATACATGATGAAAGGACTTGTTGTCAACAAAATCCTCATTTGTCCTACAAAGAAGGATTGGAAGGAGCTTAGTGGGGAGAATCAATGGAAGAGTCTCTTGGATCCTCTCAATGTTGACCTTAGCAAGATTCTGACGGCATATGGTGAAAGACTTGATGCCATTTATGACTGCATAACTCCAGATGAAAATTCACCTAGGTATGAACTTCCCATGTgtgaagaaaaagattttttttatacagTTGGCCCAGACAAAGGCATAGCAATCAAAAACCAAACATACGAAGTGAAAAAGTACGTCTATGCATGGGTTAGTCCTTCCTTCCTGTTTAAATCGTCAGGTCGAAACAAATATGCTTGGATTGGTTATGTGGCTGTGGCTACAGATGAAGGAATGAGATTGCTAGGCAGGAGAGACATTTTGGTTTGCTGGAGAGGAACTTACAATAGCGCAGAGTGGAATAAGAATATTAATTTCTTGCCAACCCATGCTCAAGTCATATATCCAACTGCCCCTAAAGCTAAGGTGCACAATGGATTTTACTCCGTCTACACCAACTCAGAATACGATAGCACAAAGTCAGAATACGATAACAGAAGTGCTCGAGATCAG gTTATTGATGAAGTTAAGCATTTGGTAAATTTATACCGAGATGAGGAAGTTAGTATAACAATAACAGGATACAGTCTAGGCGCGGGTCTTGCTACATTGAATGCAGCTGATATAGTGTCCAATGAATATAATAAGCCCAACCCTAATCCAAAGAATAAGGAATTCTTGGTCACAGCCTTTGTGTTTGGGAGCCCCAAGGTCGGAGACATAGCCTTCCAAACTGAATTCAATAAGCATATATTAGAAAGGAACCTACATCTCTTGCGCGTTGAAAATGTGAAGGACTTCATCACTGGGATTCCACTCGGAAGCTATGTTAAAATGGGAAATGAGATAACATTTACCCGAGCCAGTGCAACCTCATATGAGTATGGCAAGGTAGGTGTTGACCATAAATTGAAGAATTATATCAGAGAAATTCGTGCACTACCATATTCCTCGCGCAAGGCGTCATAA